In a single window of the Trichoderma breve strain T069 chromosome 6, whole genome shotgun sequence genome:
- a CDS encoding ribosomal protein s11 domain-containing protein, whose amino-acid sequence MSSSLRSCVAARPLARISQAVTSRNGIQSVRCLSQTSARWEDSKDAKPEPPKAVPPKPRTESLLDSIYSITQAPNSRSAQSNPMGSLSQSMVFQALSKSNIDTSVLSGGPSQAAQKKEDELEPFHFHVYSHKHNTHITCTKPNREPIISMSCGNIGFRKSRRGTFDSAYSLTKYVLERLIHTGWPMKIQRLELVLRGFGQGREAAVKVLMSPEGKVLRDKIVRVADSTRIKFAGTRSEKPRRL is encoded by the coding sequence ATGAGCTCATCACTGAGGAGCTGCGTTGCGGCCCGGCCGCTGGCTCGCATTTCGCAGGCGGTCACATCACGGAACGGCATCCAGAGCGTCCGGTGTCTGTCCCAGACAAGCGCACGATGGGAGGATTCAAAAGATGCAAAGCCAGAACCACCCAAGGCGGTGCCTCCAAAGCCTCGAACCGAGTCGCTCCTCGACAGCATCTACAGCATTACTCAGGCGCCAAACAGCCGGTCCGCGCAATCCAACCCCATGGGAAGCCTCTCCCAAAGCATGGTCTTCCAGGCCCTCAGCAAATCCAACATCGACACCAGCGTCCTGTCAGGCGGTCCCTCGCAGGCGGcacagaagaaggaggatgaattGGAGCCGTTCCATTTCCACGTCTACTCGCACAAGCACAACACTCACATTACATGCACAAAGCCCAATCGGGaacccatcatctccatgtcATGCGGCAACATTGGCTTCAGGAAATCACGGCGGGGCACCTTCGACTCGGCCTACTCTTTGACAAAGTACGTTTTGGAGCGATTGATTCACACGGGATGGCCAATGAAGATCCAGCGCCTCGAGCTGGTCCTCCGAGGGTTCGGCCAGGGCAGAGAGGCCGCCGTCAAGGTGCTGATGAGCCCGGAAGGCAAGGTGTTGCGGGACAAGATTGTGCGGGTTGCGGATTCAACAAGGATCAAGTTTGCAGGAACAAGGAGCGAGAAGCCAAGACGCTTGTAG
- a CDS encoding PPPDE putative peptidase domain-containing protein, whose translation MPSQQHHHSGQRTSRHRSTLSLQKTEIKIHVYDLLPPGRVASVLWTIGASLLHSGVVINGREYAYGGHDRRGVTGVYWTKPRTEPPGGTFKCEILHGFTLATSEEIDAALRDASEEFLGTSYNLLTKNCNHFTSYLCKKLTGDAGPGWLNRAASIGVALPCVVPRDWIEPPEYISADGELVDDEDDDEHADEGSRMLGQQRPHLLSERDNEWNSDDERRRGGNGKGKQILRDTSGRQLPAAERAIRP comes from the exons ATGCCTTcgcaacaacatcatcactcCGGCCAGCGCACCAGCAGACATAGGTCGACGCTGTCGCTGCAAAAGACGGAGATCAAAATCCATGTCTACGACCTTTTGCCG CCCGGAAGAGTCGCTTCCGTCTTGTGGACAATAGGGGCATCTCTGCTTCATTCGGGAGTGGTCATCAACGGTCGAGAATACGCGTATGGCGGCCACGATAGGCGCGGAGTCACCGGAGTGTATTGGACAAAGCCCAGGACTGAACCTCCGGGAGGCACCTTCAAGTGCGAGATTCTGCACGGCTTCACGCTTGCCACGTCGGAGGAAATCGACGCTGCTCTGCGAGACGCTTCGGAAGAGTTCCTCGGGACTTCGTACAACCTGCTCACAAAAAACTGCAACCATTTTACGTCATATCTGTGCAAGAAGCTGACGGGAGATGCGGGCCCCGGGTGGCTGAATCGAGCCGCGAGCATTGGAGTCGCACTGCCTTGCGTCGTGCCGAGGGATTGGATCGAGCCTCCAGAGTACATAAGCGCAGATGGTGAActtgtcgatgatgaggacgacgatgagcaTGCGGATGAGGGGTCGCGCATGCTGGGGCAGCAGAGGCCGCATCTTCTTTCGGAACGGGACAACGAGTGGaacagcgacgacgagcgCCGCAGAGGAGGAAACGGCAAAGGGAAGCAGATCCTCCGGGACACATCAGGCAGACAGCTTCCAGCCGCAGAGAGGGCTATTCGGCCGTGA
- a CDS encoding 50S ribosome-binding GTPase domain-containing protein has product MPPKKAVVEEKIPLGRPGNNLKSGIVGLANVGKSTLFQAITKCNLGNPANFPYATIDPEEARVIVPDERFDWLVEKYKPKSVVPANLTIYDIAGLTRGSSTGAGLGNAFLSHIRAVDAIFQVVRCFDDAEIIHVEGDVNPTRDLDIISEELRLKDIEFVEKALENQKKKTRMGGQSLELKKAKIEQEIIEKILAWLQDGKEVRKGNWAPKEIEVINPLFLLTAKPVIYLVNLSEKDYIRKKNKYLPKVAEWIKEHAEGDPIIPISVSFEERLTRFETEEEAKEEQKKVGAESALPKLIVQMRKALQLGSFFTTGADEVRQWTIRNGTKAPQAAGVIHGDFEKTFIQAVVYNYTAIKELGDEAEVRAKGKIMTKGKDYVVEDGDIILFKAGAAKG; this is encoded by the exons atGCCTCCCAAGAAGGCCGTTGTCGAGGAGAAGATTCCTCTGGGAAGGCCTGGCAACAACTTGAAGAGTGGCATT GTCGGCCTCGCCAACGTCGGCAAATCTACCCTCTTCCAGGCCATCACAAAGTGCAACCTTGGCAACCCAGCT AACTTTCCCTATGCCACCATTGATCCCGAAGAAGCTCGTGTCATCGTCCCCGATGAGCGATTCGACTGGCTCGTTGAGAAATACAAGCCCAAGTCCGTCGTCCCCGCCAACTTGACCATCTATGATATTGCCGGTCTCACTCGCGGATCTTCTACCGGAGCTGGTCTTGGAAACGCTTTCCTTTCCCACATCCGCGCTGTCGATGCCATCTTCCAGGTCGTCCGATGCTTCGACGATGCTGAGATTATCCACGTCGAGGGTGATGTCAACCCTACCCGTGATCTGGACATTATCAGCGAGGAGCTAAGACTCAAGGATATTGAGTTTGTCGAGAAGGCTCTCgagaaccagaagaagaagactcgCATGGGTGGCCAGAGTcttgagctgaagaaggctAAGATTGAACAGGAGATAATTGAGAAGATCTTGGCCTGGCTTCAGGACGGCAAGGAAGTCCGCAAGGGTAACTGGGCTCCCAAGGAG ATTGAGGTCATCAACCCTCTGTTCCTGTTGACAGCCAAGCCTGTCATCTACCTTGTCAACTTGTCTGAGAAGGACTATAtcagaaagaagaacaagtACCTGCCCAAGGTTGCCGAGTGGATCAAGGAGCACGCCGAAGGCGACCccatcatccccatctcCGTCTCATTCGAGGAGCGCTTGACCCGCTTCGAgactgaggaggaggccaaggaggagcagaagaaggttgGCGCCGAGTCTGCTCTGCCCAAGCTGATTGTCCAGATGCGCAAGGCTCTGCAGctgggcagcttcttcacaaCCGGTGCCGACGAGGTCCGCCAGTGGACCATCCGCAACGGCACCAAGGCTCCCCAGGCTGCCGGTGTCATCCACGGCGACTTTGAGAAGACGTTTATCCAGGCCGTTGTCTACAACTAcaccgccatcaaggagctcgGTGACGAAGCCGAGGTCAgggccaagggcaagattatgaccaagggcaaggatTACGTCGTTGAGGATGGTGACATTATCCTCTTCAAGGCCGGTGCTGCCAAGGGTTAA